A single Sylvia atricapilla isolate bSylAtr1 chromosome 29, bSylAtr1.pri, whole genome shotgun sequence DNA region contains:
- the STAT2 gene encoding signal transducer and activator of transcription 2 isoform X10 translates to MAQWQEVQNLANTYLEQVHQLYARSALPMAVRQCLAAWIEGQNWRQAAEPLSSHAPMLFHSLLVLLGESLGSLGSGYEDFMLKHNLRKAHRDLQAEFGKKPERFANLVANLLQEERRILRLGQAGGQGGSVPPPSPAPESSREQQIQRRLAEFQTALQEAKRAFRHLEDLQDAFDFCYKVHYQPGQERNRDPEYIQELQTLQAKLQNLDRQRRGVLAQMQQLLGRSETLQELLQQELGDWRLRQQHVCLGAPGDTNLRHLETWFTELGQGLFQLRQLLRELNDLRQKVTYERDPLVAETPLLEQRLQEQLTHLLKSAFVVEQQPSTPNAGRRPLVLRTGSKFSARARLLVRLHDRNHRMEAKIHIDRDPPNIKGFRRFNILTSSSKTLLAGDSPQEGLICDFQYLTLKEQKDSRAGKGKGASGEGPLVVTEELHLITFTLAYAYCGLELELETTTLPFVIISNNNQLSSAWASILWFNMLSSDPKAQQFFSSPPAAPWPRLAEVLSWQFQSAAERGLSRENLLMLARKLLGSKPSPDSTVPWPKFSKDGAAGFSFWAWLDGILSLLQEHLKQLWKDGLILGFVSRKQEEKLLKSKMTGTFLLRFSESVLGGVTFTWVEHHERGSPSFHAVEPYKASELVSLALPDIIHNYQMMMEENPPENPLKFLYPNIPRDEAFGRYYSEKQEGNLDESKKYLNRRLIRVSSRQPKWQTEEELVVATENLEMLQLQPEGQGTQQPGGLPLPPSQGSGTAQVTPGNLGTPQVVATIPGTAQVTPGNLGTAQVVATVPGTAQVTPGNLGTAQVTPGNLGTAQVVATVPGTAQVTPGNLGTPQGVTTSRGTLQVMATSPGTLQVTPGSLGTPQGVAVSPGTPPVVATGPGVPQVTPGNLGTAQVVATGPGVPHVTPGNLGTAQVVASRMGMTQVMATSPGTLQVTPGSLGTPQGMATSPGTLQPRGLGTLQPQPQQVPQVVASGVPDIQGTLQVAPGAVGSLQVLPGGLGVLQVASGDLGTLLGQQGTVAVDTGMLQAAPGAVEPQQVPEEQGTLPPELRDLELLPGSQDMQELLQALEGLEPGPGTLGTLEGLEPGPGTLGTLEEAELMPDMGETFEERFQLSPASAALLDHHDPFLPQPEDCALPAVPSLFSSSDFLPLHIDASDFQ, encoded by the exons ATGGCGCAGTGGCAGGAGGTGCAGAACTTGGCCAACACTTACCTGGAGCAGGTGCATCAGCTGTACGCGCGCTCGGCGCTGCCCATGGCCGTGCGCCAGTGCTTGGCCGCCTGGATCGAGGGCCAGAACTG GCGCCAGGCGGCGGAGCCGCTCTCCTCGCACGCCCCGATGCTGTTCCACTCCTTACTGGTGCTACTGGGAGAgagcctgggcagcctgggctcGGGCTACGAGGATTTCATGCTGAAGCACAACCTGCGCAAGGCTCACCGCGACCTCCAG GCGGAATTCGGGAAGAAACCGGAGCGATTCGCCAACCTGGTGGCCaacctgctgcaggaggagcgGCGGATCCTGCGCCTGGGGCAGGCGGGGGGACAG GGCGGTTCTGTCCCCccgcccagcccagccccggaGAGCAGCCGGGAGCAGCAGATCCAGCGACGTTTGGCCGAGTTCCAGACGGCTCTGCAG GAAGCCAAACGAGCCTTCAGGCACCTGGAGGATCTGCAGGATGCTTTTGATTTCTGCTACAAGGTGCACTACCAGCCAG GTCAGGAGAGGAACAGAGACCCCGAGTACATCCAGGAGCTCCAAACCCTCCAGGCCAAACTGCAGAACCTGGACCGGCAGCGGCGG GGGGTGCTGGCTCAGATGCAGCAGCTCTTGGGGCGCAGCGAgaccctgcaggagctgctgcagcaggagctgggcgACTGGCGGCTGCGGCAGCAGCACGTGTGCCTTGGAGCCCCCGGTGACACCAACCTGCGTCACCTGGAGACCTG GTTCAcggagctggggcaggggctgttcCAGCTGCGGCAGCTGCTGCGGGAGCTGAACGACCTGCGACAAAAGGTGACCTACGAGAGGGACCCGCTGGTGGCAGAGACGCCCCTGTTGGAGCAgcggctgcaggagcagctcacgCACCTGCTGAAGAG CGCCTTCGTggtggagcagcagcccagcacccCGAACGCCGGCCGGCGCCCGCTCGTGCTCCGCACCGGCAGCAAGTTCTCGGCCCGCGCCCGGCTGCTGGTGCGGCTGCACGACCGCAACCACCGCATGGAGGCCAAGATCCACATCGACAG GGACCCGCCCAACATCAAAGG GTTCCGCAGGTTCAACATCCTCACGTCGAGCAGCAAAACGCTCCTGGCCGGGGACAgtccccaggaggggctgatCTGCGACTTCCAGTACCTC ACgctgaaggagcagaaggacagcagagctggcaagGGCAAAGGCGCCAGCGGCGAG GGTCCCCTGGTGGTGACAGAGGAGCTGCACCTCATCACCTTCACGCTGGCCTACGCCTACTgcgggctggagctggagctggag acCACCACGCTGCCCTTCGTCATCATCTCCAACAACAACCAGCTCTCCAGTGCCTGGGCCTCCATCCTCTGGTTCAACATGCTCAGCTCTGACCCCAAG gcgCAGCAGTTCTTCTCGTCCCCCCCGGCAGCGCCGTGGCCGCGGCTGGCCGAGGTGCTGAGTTGGCAGTTCCAGAGCGCGGCCGAGCGCGGCCTGAGCCGGGAAAACCTCCTGATGCTGGCCAGGAAACTGCTGG GCTCGAAGCCGTCCCCGGACAGCACCGTGCCCTGGCCCAAGTTCTCAAAG GACGGAGCCGCCGGTTTCTCCTTCTGGGCCTGGCTGGACGGGATCCTGTcgctgctgcaggagcacctCAAGCAGCTGTGGAAGGACGG CCTCATCCTGGGCTTCGTGAGCCGcaagcaggaggagaagctgctcaAGTCCAAGATGACGGGGACGTTCCTGCTGCGCTTCAGCGAGAGCGTCCTCGGCGGGGTCACCTTCACCTGGGTGGAGCACCACGAGAGGG GATCGCCCTCTTTCCACGCCGTGGAGCCCTACAAAGCCTCGGAGCTGGTGTCACTGGCGCTGCCCGACATCATCCACAACTACCAGATGATGATGGAGGAGAACCCCCCAGAAAACCCCCTCAAGTTCCTGTACCCCAACATCCCCCGGGACGAGGCTTTCGGGCGTTACTACAGCGAGAAGCAGGAGG GGAACCTGGATGAGTCCAAGAAATACCTGAACCGGCGCCTCATCCGCGTGTCCTCcag ACAGCCCAAGTGGCAGACAGAAGAGGAGCTGGTGGTGGCCACGGAGAacctggagatgctgcagctgcagcccgaggggcaggggacacagcagcctggTGGCCTGCCACTGCCACCGTCCCAGGGCTCGGGGACAGCACAGGTCACCCCTGGGAACTTGGGGACACCGCAG GTGGTGGCCACAAtcccagggacagcacag GTCACCCCTGGGAACTTGGGGACAGCGCAGGTGGTGGCCACAGtcccagggacagcacaggtCACCCCTGGGAACTTGGGGACAGCACAGGTCACGCCTGGGAACTTGGGGACAGCACAGGTGGTGGCCACAGtcccagggacagcacaggtCACCCCTGGGAACTTGGGGACACCTCAAGGTGTGACCACGAGCCGGGGGACACTGCAAGTGATGGCCACAAGCCCAGGGACACTTCAGGTCACCCCTGGGAGCCTGGGGACCCCTCAGGGCGTGGCCGTGAGCCCAGGGACACCGCCGGTGGTGGCCACAGGCCCAGGGGTGCCACAGGTCACCCCTGGGAACTTGGGGACAGCACAGGTGGTGGCCACAGGCCCAGGGGTGCCACATGTCACCCCTGGGAACTTGGGGACAGCACAGGTGGTGGCCAGTAGGATGGGGATGACACAGGTGATGGCCACGAgcccagggacactgcaggtCACCCCTGGgagcctggggacaccacagggGATGGCCACGAGCCCAGGGACACTGCAGCCCAGGGGCTTGGGGACACTGCAACCACAGCCCCAACAGGTGCCACAGGTGGTGGCATCAGGGGTCCCCGACATCCAGGGGACGCTGCAGGTGGcaccaggggctgtggggtccctgcaggtgctgcctggggggctgggggtgctgcagGTGGCATcaggggatttggggacactgctgggacagcaggggacagtgGCCGTGGACACGGGGATGCTGCAGGCGGCGCCGGGGGCTGTGGAGCCACAGCAGGTCCCCGAGGAGCAGGGGACACTGCCACCGGAGCtgagggacctggagctgctgccggGGAGCCAGGAcatgcaggagctgctgcaggcgctggaggggctggagccgggcccggggacactggggacactggaggggctggagccgggcccggggacactggggacactggaggAGGCGGAGCTGATGCCGGACATGGGGGAAACCTTCGAGGAGAGATTCCAGCTGAGCCCAG CCAGCGCCGCTCTCCTGGACCACCACGACCCGTTCCTGCCGCAGCCCGAGGACTGTGCCCTGCCCGCCGtgccttccctcttctcctccagcGATTTCCTCCCGCTCCACATCGACGCCAGCGACTTCCAGTGA
- the STAT2 gene encoding signal transducer and activator of transcription 2 isoform X11, which yields MAQWQEVQNLANTYLEQVHQLYARSALPMAVRQCLAAWIEGQNWRQAAEPLSSHAPMLFHSLLVLLGESLGSLGSGYEDFMLKHNLRKAHRDLQAEFGKKPERFANLVANLLQEERRILRLGQAGGQGGSVPPPSPAPESSREQQIQRRLAEFQTALQEAKRAFRHLEDLQDAFDFCYKVHYQPGQERNRDPEYIQELQTLQAKLQNLDRQRRGVLAQMQQLLGRSETLQELLQQELGDWRLRQQHVCLGAPGDTNLRHLETWFTELGQGLFQLRQLLRELNDLRQKVTYERDPLVAETPLLEQRLQEQLTHLLKSAFVVEQQPSTPNAGRRPLVLRTGSKFSARARLLVRLHDRNHRMEAKIHIDRDPPNIKGFRRFNILTSSSKTLLAGDSPQEGLICDFQYLTLKEQKDSRAGKGKGASGEGPLVVTEELHLITFTLAYAYCGLELELETTTLPFVIISNNNQLSSAWASILWFNMLSSDPKAQQFFSSPPAAPWPRLAEVLSWQFQSAAERGLSRENLLMLARKLLGSKPSPDSTVPWPKFSKDGAAGFSFWAWLDGILSLLQEHLKQLWKDGLILGFVSRKQEEKLLKSKMTGTFLLRFSESVLGGVTFTWVEHHERGSPSFHAVEPYKASELVSLALPDIIHNYQMMMEENPPENPLKFLYPNIPRDEAFGRYYSEKQEGNLDESKKYLNRRLIRVSSRQPKWQTEEELVVATENLEMLQLQPEGQGTQQPGGLPLPPSQGSGTAQVTPGNLGTPQVVATIPGTAQVTPGNLGTAQVVATVPGTAQVTPGNLGTAQVTPGNLGTAQVVATVPGTAQVTPGNLGTPQGVTTSRGTLQVMATSPGTLQVTPGSLGTPQGVAVSPGTPPVVATGPGVPQVTPGNLGTAQVVATGPGVPHVTPGNLGTAQVVASRMGMTQVMATSPGTLQVTPGSLGTPQGMATSPGTLQPRGLGTLQPQPQQVPQVVASGVPDIQGTLQVAPGAVGSLQVLPGGLGVLQVASGDLGTLLGQQGTVAVDTGMLQAAPGAVEPQQVPEEQGTLPPELRDLELLPGSQDMQELLQALEGLEPGPGTLGTLEGLEPGPGTLGTLEEAELMPDMGETFEERFQLSPASAALLDHHDPFLPQPEDCALPAVPSLFSSSDFLPLHIDASDFQ from the exons ATGGCGCAGTGGCAGGAGGTGCAGAACTTGGCCAACACTTACCTGGAGCAGGTGCATCAGCTGTACGCGCGCTCGGCGCTGCCCATGGCCGTGCGCCAGTGCTTGGCCGCCTGGATCGAGGGCCAGAACTG GCGCCAGGCGGCGGAGCCGCTCTCCTCGCACGCCCCGATGCTGTTCCACTCCTTACTGGTGCTACTGGGAGAgagcctgggcagcctgggctcGGGCTACGAGGATTTCATGCTGAAGCACAACCTGCGCAAGGCTCACCGCGACCTCCAG GCGGAATTCGGGAAGAAACCGGAGCGATTCGCCAACCTGGTGGCCaacctgctgcaggaggagcgGCGGATCCTGCGCCTGGGGCAGGCGGGGGGACAG GGCGGTTCTGTCCCCccgcccagcccagccccggaGAGCAGCCGGGAGCAGCAGATCCAGCGACGTTTGGCCGAGTTCCAGACGGCTCTGCAG GAAGCCAAACGAGCCTTCAGGCACCTGGAGGATCTGCAGGATGCTTTTGATTTCTGCTACAAGGTGCACTACCAGCCAG GTCAGGAGAGGAACAGAGACCCCGAGTACATCCAGGAGCTCCAAACCCTCCAGGCCAAACTGCAGAACCTGGACCGGCAGCGGCGG GGGGTGCTGGCTCAGATGCAGCAGCTCTTGGGGCGCAGCGAgaccctgcaggagctgctgcagcaggagctgggcgACTGGCGGCTGCGGCAGCAGCACGTGTGCCTTGGAGCCCCCGGTGACACCAACCTGCGTCACCTGGAGACCTG GTTCAcggagctggggcaggggctgttcCAGCTGCGGCAGCTGCTGCGGGAGCTGAACGACCTGCGACAAAAGGTGACCTACGAGAGGGACCCGCTGGTGGCAGAGACGCCCCTGTTGGAGCAgcggctgcaggagcagctcacgCACCTGCTGAAGAG CGCCTTCGTggtggagcagcagcccagcacccCGAACGCCGGCCGGCGCCCGCTCGTGCTCCGCACCGGCAGCAAGTTCTCGGCCCGCGCCCGGCTGCTGGTGCGGCTGCACGACCGCAACCACCGCATGGAGGCCAAGATCCACATCGACAG GGACCCGCCCAACATCAAAGG GTTCCGCAGGTTCAACATCCTCACGTCGAGCAGCAAAACGCTCCTGGCCGGGGACAgtccccaggaggggctgatCTGCGACTTCCAGTACCTC ACgctgaaggagcagaaggacagcagagctggcaagGGCAAAGGCGCCAGCGGCGAG GGTCCCCTGGTGGTGACAGAGGAGCTGCACCTCATCACCTTCACGCTGGCCTACGCCTACTgcgggctggagctggagctggag acCACCACGCTGCCCTTCGTCATCATCTCCAACAACAACCAGCTCTCCAGTGCCTGGGCCTCCATCCTCTGGTTCAACATGCTCAGCTCTGACCCCAAG gcgCAGCAGTTCTTCTCGTCCCCCCCGGCAGCGCCGTGGCCGCGGCTGGCCGAGGTGCTGAGTTGGCAGTTCCAGAGCGCGGCCGAGCGCGGCCTGAGCCGGGAAAACCTCCTGATGCTGGCCAGGAAACTGCTGG GCTCGAAGCCGTCCCCGGACAGCACCGTGCCCTGGCCCAAGTTCTCAAAG GACGGAGCCGCCGGTTTCTCCTTCTGGGCCTGGCTGGACGGGATCCTGTcgctgctgcaggagcacctCAAGCAGCTGTGGAAGGACGG CCTCATCCTGGGCTTCGTGAGCCGcaagcaggaggagaagctgctcaAGTCCAAGATGACGGGGACGTTCCTGCTGCGCTTCAGCGAGAGCGTCCTCGGCGGGGTCACCTTCACCTGGGTGGAGCACCACGAGAGGG GATCGCCCTCTTTCCACGCCGTGGAGCCCTACAAAGCCTCGGAGCTGGTGTCACTGGCGCTGCCCGACATCATCCACAACTACCAGATGATGATGGAGGAGAACCCCCCAGAAAACCCCCTCAAGTTCCTGTACCCCAACATCCCCCGGGACGAGGCTTTCGGGCGTTACTACAGCGAGAAGCAGGAGG GGAACCTGGATGAGTCCAAGAAATACCTGAACCGGCGCCTCATCCGCGTGTCCTCcag ACAGCCCAAGTGGCAGACAGAAGAGGAGCTGGTGGTGGCCACGGAGAacctggagatgctgcagctgcagcccgaggggcaggggacacagcagcctggTGGCCTGCCACTGCCACCGTCCCAGGGCTCGGGGACAGCACAGGTCACCCCTGGGAACTTGGGGACACCGCAG GTGGTGGCCACAAtcccagggacagcacaggtCACCCCTGGGAACTTGGGGACAGCACAG GTGGTGGCCACAGtcccagggacagcacaggtCACCCCTGGGAACTTGGGGACAGCACAGGTCACGCCTGGGAACTTGGGGACAGCACAGGTGGTGGCCACAGtcccagggacagcacaggtCACCCCTGGGAACTTGGGGACACCTCAAGGTGTGACCACGAGCCGGGGGACACTGCAAGTGATGGCCACAAGCCCAGGGACACTTCAGGTCACCCCTGGGAGCCTGGGGACCCCTCAGGGCGTGGCCGTGAGCCCAGGGACACCGCCGGTGGTGGCCACAGGCCCAGGGGTGCCACAGGTCACCCCTGGGAACTTGGGGACAGCACAGGTGGTGGCCACAGGCCCAGGGGTGCCACATGTCACCCCTGGGAACTTGGGGACAGCACAGGTGGTGGCCAGTAGGATGGGGATGACACAGGTGATGGCCACGAgcccagggacactgcaggtCACCCCTGGgagcctggggacaccacagggGATGGCCACGAGCCCAGGGACACTGCAGCCCAGGGGCTTGGGGACACTGCAACCACAGCCCCAACAGGTGCCACAGGTGGTGGCATCAGGGGTCCCCGACATCCAGGGGACGCTGCAGGTGGcaccaggggctgtggggtccctgcaggtgctgcctggggggctgggggtgctgcagGTGGCATcaggggatttggggacactgctgggacagcaggggacagtgGCCGTGGACACGGGGATGCTGCAGGCGGCGCCGGGGGCTGTGGAGCCACAGCAGGTCCCCGAGGAGCAGGGGACACTGCCACCGGAGCtgagggacctggagctgctgccggGGAGCCAGGAcatgcaggagctgctgcaggcgctggaggggctggagccgggcccggggacactggggacactggaggggctggagccgggcccggggacactggggacactggaggAGGCGGAGCTGATGCCGGACATGGGGGAAACCTTCGAGGAGAGATTCCAGCTGAGCCCAG CCAGCGCCGCTCTCCTGGACCACCACGACCCGTTCCTGCCGCAGCCCGAGGACTGTGCCCTGCCCGCCGtgccttccctcttctcctccagcGATTTCCTCCCGCTCCACATCGACGCCAGCGACTTCCAGTGA
- the STAT2 gene encoding signal transducer and activator of transcription 2 isoform X7, whose protein sequence is MAQWQEVQNLANTYLEQVHQLYARSALPMAVRQCLAAWIEGQNWRQAAEPLSSHAPMLFHSLLVLLGESLGSLGSGYEDFMLKHNLRKAHRDLQAEFGKKPERFANLVANLLQEERRILRLGQAGGQGGSVPPPSPAPESSREQQIQRRLAEFQTALQEAKRAFRHLEDLQDAFDFCYKVHYQPGQERNRDPEYIQELQTLQAKLQNLDRQRRGVLAQMQQLLGRSETLQELLQQELGDWRLRQQHVCLGAPGDTNLRHLETWFTELGQGLFQLRQLLRELNDLRQKVTYERDPLVAETPLLEQRLQEQLTHLLKSAFVVEQQPSTPNAGRRPLVLRTGSKFSARARLLVRLHDRNHRMEAKIHIDRDPPNIKGFRRFNILTSSSKTLLAGDSPQEGLICDFQYLTLKEQKDSRAGKGKGASGEGPLVVTEELHLITFTLAYAYCGLELELETTTLPFVIISNNNQLSSAWASILWFNMLSSDPKAQQFFSSPPAAPWPRLAEVLSWQFQSAAERGLSRENLLMLARKLLGSKPSPDSTVPWPKFSKDGAAGFSFWAWLDGILSLLQEHLKQLWKDGLILGFVSRKQEEKLLKSKMTGTFLLRFSESVLGGVTFTWVEHHERGSPSFHAVEPYKASELVSLALPDIIHNYQMMMEENPPENPLKFLYPNIPRDEAFGRYYSEKQEGNLDESKKYLNRRLIRVSSRQPKWQTEEELVVATENLEMLQLQPEGQGTQQPGGLPLPPSQGSGTAQVTPGNLGTPQVVATIPGTAQVTPGNLGTAQVTPGNLGTAQVVATVPGTAQVTPGNLGTAQVTPGNLGTAQVVATVPGTAQVTPGNLGTPQGVTTSRGTLQVMATSPGTLQVTPGSLGTPQGVAVSPGTPPVVATGPGVPQVTPGNLGTAQVVATGPGVPHVTPGNLGTAQVVASRMGMTQVMATSPGTLQVTPGSLGTPQGMATSPGTLQPRGLGTLQPQPQQVPQVVASGVPDIQGTLQVAPGAVGSLQVLPGGLGVLQVASGDLGTLLGQQGTVAVDTGMLQAAPGAVEPQQVPEEQGTLPPELRDLELLPGSQDMQELLQALEGLEPGPGTLGTLEGLEPGPGTLGTLEEAELMPDMGETFEERFQLSPASAALLDHHDPFLPQPEDCALPAVPSLFSSSDFLPLHIDASDFQ, encoded by the exons ATGGCGCAGTGGCAGGAGGTGCAGAACTTGGCCAACACTTACCTGGAGCAGGTGCATCAGCTGTACGCGCGCTCGGCGCTGCCCATGGCCGTGCGCCAGTGCTTGGCCGCCTGGATCGAGGGCCAGAACTG GCGCCAGGCGGCGGAGCCGCTCTCCTCGCACGCCCCGATGCTGTTCCACTCCTTACTGGTGCTACTGGGAGAgagcctgggcagcctgggctcGGGCTACGAGGATTTCATGCTGAAGCACAACCTGCGCAAGGCTCACCGCGACCTCCAG GCGGAATTCGGGAAGAAACCGGAGCGATTCGCCAACCTGGTGGCCaacctgctgcaggaggagcgGCGGATCCTGCGCCTGGGGCAGGCGGGGGGACAG GGCGGTTCTGTCCCCccgcccagcccagccccggaGAGCAGCCGGGAGCAGCAGATCCAGCGACGTTTGGCCGAGTTCCAGACGGCTCTGCAG GAAGCCAAACGAGCCTTCAGGCACCTGGAGGATCTGCAGGATGCTTTTGATTTCTGCTACAAGGTGCACTACCAGCCAG GTCAGGAGAGGAACAGAGACCCCGAGTACATCCAGGAGCTCCAAACCCTCCAGGCCAAACTGCAGAACCTGGACCGGCAGCGGCGG GGGGTGCTGGCTCAGATGCAGCAGCTCTTGGGGCGCAGCGAgaccctgcaggagctgctgcagcaggagctgggcgACTGGCGGCTGCGGCAGCAGCACGTGTGCCTTGGAGCCCCCGGTGACACCAACCTGCGTCACCTGGAGACCTG GTTCAcggagctggggcaggggctgttcCAGCTGCGGCAGCTGCTGCGGGAGCTGAACGACCTGCGACAAAAGGTGACCTACGAGAGGGACCCGCTGGTGGCAGAGACGCCCCTGTTGGAGCAgcggctgcaggagcagctcacgCACCTGCTGAAGAG CGCCTTCGTggtggagcagcagcccagcacccCGAACGCCGGCCGGCGCCCGCTCGTGCTCCGCACCGGCAGCAAGTTCTCGGCCCGCGCCCGGCTGCTGGTGCGGCTGCACGACCGCAACCACCGCATGGAGGCCAAGATCCACATCGACAG GGACCCGCCCAACATCAAAGG GTTCCGCAGGTTCAACATCCTCACGTCGAGCAGCAAAACGCTCCTGGCCGGGGACAgtccccaggaggggctgatCTGCGACTTCCAGTACCTC ACgctgaaggagcagaaggacagcagagctggcaagGGCAAAGGCGCCAGCGGCGAG GGTCCCCTGGTGGTGACAGAGGAGCTGCACCTCATCACCTTCACGCTGGCCTACGCCTACTgcgggctggagctggagctggag acCACCACGCTGCCCTTCGTCATCATCTCCAACAACAACCAGCTCTCCAGTGCCTGGGCCTCCATCCTCTGGTTCAACATGCTCAGCTCTGACCCCAAG gcgCAGCAGTTCTTCTCGTCCCCCCCGGCAGCGCCGTGGCCGCGGCTGGCCGAGGTGCTGAGTTGGCAGTTCCAGAGCGCGGCCGAGCGCGGCCTGAGCCGGGAAAACCTCCTGATGCTGGCCAGGAAACTGCTGG GCTCGAAGCCGTCCCCGGACAGCACCGTGCCCTGGCCCAAGTTCTCAAAG GACGGAGCCGCCGGTTTCTCCTTCTGGGCCTGGCTGGACGGGATCCTGTcgctgctgcaggagcacctCAAGCAGCTGTGGAAGGACGG CCTCATCCTGGGCTTCGTGAGCCGcaagcaggaggagaagctgctcaAGTCCAAGATGACGGGGACGTTCCTGCTGCGCTTCAGCGAGAGCGTCCTCGGCGGGGTCACCTTCACCTGGGTGGAGCACCACGAGAGGG GATCGCCCTCTTTCCACGCCGTGGAGCCCTACAAAGCCTCGGAGCTGGTGTCACTGGCGCTGCCCGACATCATCCACAACTACCAGATGATGATGGAGGAGAACCCCCCAGAAAACCCCCTCAAGTTCCTGTACCCCAACATCCCCCGGGACGAGGCTTTCGGGCGTTACTACAGCGAGAAGCAGGAGG GGAACCTGGATGAGTCCAAGAAATACCTGAACCGGCGCCTCATCCGCGTGTCCTCcag ACAGCCCAAGTGGCAGACAGAAGAGGAGCTGGTGGTGGCCACGGAGAacctggagatgctgcagctgcagcccgaggggcaggggacacagcagcctggTGGCCTGCCACTGCCACCGTCCCAGGGCTCGGGGACAGCACAGGTCACCCCTGGGAACTTGGGGACACCGCAG GTGGTGGCCACAAtcccagggacagcacaggtCACCCCTGGGAACTTGGGGACAGCACAGGTCACCCCTGGGAACTTGGGGACAGCGCAGGTGGTGGCCACAGtcccagggacagcacaggtCACCCCTGGGAACTTGGGGACAGCACAGGTCACGCCTGGGAACTTGGGGACAGCACAGGTGGTGGCCACAGtcccagggacagcacaggtCACCCCTGGGAACTTGGGGACACCTCAAGGTGTGACCACGAGCCGGGGGACACTGCAAGTGATGGCCACAAGCCCAGGGACACTTCAGGTCACCCCTGGGAGCCTGGGGACCCCTCAGGGCGTGGCCGTGAGCCCAGGGACACCGCCGGTGGTGGCCACAGGCCCAGGGGTGCCACAGGTCACCCCTGGGAACTTGGGGACAGCACAGGTGGTGGCCACAGGCCCAGGGGTGCCACATGTCACCCCTGGGAACTTGGGGACAGCACAGGTGGTGGCCAGTAGGATGGGGATGACACAGGTGATGGCCACGAgcccagggacactgcaggtCACCCCTGGgagcctggggacaccacagggGATGGCCACGAGCCCAGGGACACTGCAGCCCAGGGGCTTGGGGACACTGCAACCACAGCCCCAACAGGTGCCACAGGTGGTGGCATCAGGGGTCCCCGACATCCAGGGGACGCTGCAGGTGGcaccaggggctgtggggtccctgcaggtgctgcctggggggctgggggtgctgcagGTGGCATcaggggatttggggacactgctgggacagcaggggacagtgGCCGTGGACACGGGGATGCTGCAGGCGGCGCCGGGGGCTGTGGAGCCACAGCAGGTCCCCGAGGAGCAGGGGACACTGCCACCGGAGCtgagggacctggagctgctgccggGGAGCCAGGAcatgcaggagctgctgcaggcgctggaggggctggagccgggcccggggacactggggacactggaggggctggagccgggcccggggacactggggacactggaggAGGCGGAGCTGATGCCGGACATGGGGGAAACCTTCGAGGAGAGATTCCAGCTGAGCCCAG CCAGCGCCGCTCTCCTGGACCACCACGACCCGTTCCTGCCGCAGCCCGAGGACTGTGCCCTGCCCGCCGtgccttccctcttctcctccagcGATTTCCTCCCGCTCCACATCGACGCCAGCGACTTCCAGTGA